The nucleotide window GCGCTTCCTTTTGGTACAGTATTAACACTTCCAGCAACTGGTTCTGAAATGAATAGCGGCGGAGTAATTACTTTTGTTGAGAAGAAAGCGAAACTTGGCTTTGGTAGTGCTTATACGTATCCAGTTTTCTCCTTGCTTGATCCAGAACTTACGTACACACTGCCAAAACGTCAACTAGCAAACGGCATTATGGATGCGTATGTGCATGTAATGGAACAATATATGACTTATCCAGTGGGCGCGTTACTACAAGATCGTTATGCCGAAAGTCTACTACAAACATTAATCGAAATTGGCCCAACTGTCATTGAGGAAGATAATCATGATTACAATACACGTGCTACTTTCATGTGGTCAGCTACCAATGCGCTTAATGGGACATTATCAAGAGGGGTTCCGCAAGACTGGGCAAGTCATAGTTTAGGTCACGAAATTACAGCTCTTTATGGAATTGATCATGCGCGCACTTTAGCAATTGTTCTTCCATCGCTTTTAAATGTTCGTCGCAGTGAAAAGCATGATAAATTAGTGCAATATGCGGAACGTGTATGGGGAATTACAAGCGGTAGTGATGAAGAAAAAATAGATGCAGCGATTCTGAAAACACGTGAGTTCTTTGAAAGCTTAGGGGCAGGAACTAGATTTAGTGATTATGGGCTTGGCGATGAAGTTGTAGACCTTCTTGTCGATCAACTGGAACGTCACGGTTTAACGAATATTTCAGAACGTGGCGATCAAACTTTAGAGGTATCTCGTCAAATTTATACTAATGCTTTATAATAGATAACAAAACTTTTGCGTAAATCATAGAGAAGAAATTTGCTAACTTGAATAAAAAACAAAAGAAAGAAGGCGAATTTTCTTGAGTACCAAGAAGGAAAAAACATTTTTCGGGCACCCGCGTGGCCTGGCAACATTATTTAATACCGAATTTTGGGAGCGATTCTCCTATTACGGAATGCGCGCGTTATTACTTTACTATATGTATACTGCGGTATCAGAAGGTGGACTTGGATTTAGCCAATCAACAGCAACGGCAATTATGTCTATCTATGGTTCGCTAGTATTTATGTCGGGCGTCATTGGTGGATGGTTTGCTGACCGGGTCTTGGGGGCTCGTCAGACCATCTTTTACGGTGGCGTACTGATTATGGTGGGTCATATTGTCCTAGCGATTCCAAGTGGGGGAGCAGCGGCATTATTCGGCTCCATGGCGTTTATTATTCTGGGAACTGGTCTACTTAAACCGAACGTTTCTAATGTAGTTGGGGATTTATATCCAGCAGGAGATAATCGTCGGGATGCTGGCTTTAGTATCTTTTACATGGGGATTAACTTAGGTGCATTTATTGCTCCGCCAATCGTTTCAGCTGTTTCTGATAACGCTGGAAGTTACCATGCTGGTTTTGGTGTGGCGGCTGTTGGTATGGCAATTGCACTCGTTGTTTATGTTCTAACAGGAAAACGTTACTTAAAAGACGCTGGCAAAAAAGCGCCAAATCCGCTTCAAAGATCAGAAGCAAAAAGTCTTACATTCAAAATAATTGGCATTGTTTTAGGAATAGGATTATTAATTGCTGTCTTGCGTTTGATTACAGGTAGCTTAACAATTGATACGATTATTCTTGCTGTAACGGTGATGGGCGTTGGGGTTCCACTCGTTTACTTTATTATGATGATGACTAGTAAGAAAACAGAGGCGGACGAAAAATCACGCTTGACTGCATACATACCGTTATTTTTAATCGCAGTATTATTTTGGATGATTGAGGAACAAGGCTCGTCAACATTGGCACTTTTCGCGGCAGAAAGAACGGATTTATCTATTTGGGGTATGAACTTAAATCCGGCCAATTTCCAGTCGCTTAATCCAGTGTTTGTCATTACGCTTTCACCAATTTTTGCATGGATTTGGACGAAACTAGGGGACAGACAGCCATCTACACCACGTAAATTTGCACTCGGACTATTCTTCGCAGGTTTATCATTCGTTGTTATGATGCTTCCAGGTATTTTGCACGGAAATACGACAACACTTGTAAGCCCGCTTTGGTTAGTACTAAGTTTCTTCATCTGTATCTTTGGTGAAATGTTTATCTCGCCAGTAGGTTTATCTGCAACAACCAAACTTGCACCAAAAGCTTTTGCATCTCAAACAATGAGCTTATGGTTCTTGTCAGATGCGATGGGCCAATCATTCAACGCCCAATTAACACAATACTTTAATGCTGACACAGAAATTGCTTACTTCGGAATCACAGGCTTCGTAGCAATAGCCTTTGCAATAGCATTATTCATTATCGCGCCATTCTTGAAAAAGTATATGAAGGGCGTTCATTAAAAGAATTAAAAAACACTTTCTCGATTTTGGAGGAAGTGTTTTTTTGCGTAGAAAAATAAATTAGTTTGCCATTAACTCCTAAGATTGCTACTATTAAAGGGAGAAGTGATAATTTAAAGGAGTGTATACATGGAATCAGCAAGTAGGGTAGTTATTTATTTAACGCGACATGGAAAGACGATTTTAAACACACTTGACCGGGTGCAGGGCTGGGCTGACTCGCCTTTAACCGAAGAAGGGGCACTCGTTGCGCATGATTTAGGTCGGGGCTTGAAGGGGACTAATTTTGTAGCCGCTTACGCAAGTGACCGGGGACGCGCAATCGAAACCGCTCGAATTGTCATGAATGAAAGTGACAACCAACATTTAAAACTGGAAAAATTGGCTGAGATGCGTGAATTTGGTTTCGGTAAATTTGAAGGAGAATATAACCATGCAGTATTAAAAATGGTTGCAAAGGCGCACGGTTTTGAATCAATTGAAAGTTATTACGATAAAAATGCTGAAAATAATGCTAATATTGTGATTGATACAGTGCACAAAATGGACGAAACTGGAATGACGGAAAACTCGGTTATTTTTGAAGAAAGATTAACTGCTGGGCTTGATGCAATTCTTACAGATGCGCAAAACCGTGGTGGTGGAGAAGTTTTAGTCGTTGCGCATGGTATGGTTATTCATCGTATTATTGACATGATTGATCCGAGTAAAAAAATAAGGATTATTGAAAATGCTAGTGTGACCAAAGTTATTTTTGAAAATGGGGCGTATTCTATTGAAGAACCGGGGAATATGTCGTATGTAGAAGCTGGTAAAAAAGCATAAGGGGGAGTTTAAATGACAACAGGAAAACTGAATGTGTACTTAGTTAGACACGGTAAGACGATGTTCAATACATCTTGTCGCGTGCAAGGGTGGTCAGATACACCATTAACAAATGAAGGAATCGAAGTGGCAGAATTTTTAGGACGTGGACTTCGCGAGATTCCATTTGATGCAGTTTATACGAGTGACCGTGGCCGGACGATTGAAACGGCTGGAATCGTGTTACGCGAAAGCAAACAAGCACATTTAGAAATCAATGAATTACGTGATTTCCGCGAGTTTGGTTTTGGTAAATTTGAAGGTGAGTATGAAGATATTATGTTTGGCCAAGTAATGGAATATCTAGGCTTCAAGTCAGTGGAAGAGGCTTTTGAAAAATTTGGTGATGATGGTTACCAAATCATATCTGAAACGGTGGAAAAAATTGATGAAACTGGCATGTCCGAATCTTGGGATACAATGGTCAGTAGATTGAAAAACGCGTTAGAAACAGTTAGCGCAGAAAATCAATCGGATAACGCCAATGTACTTGTTGTTTCTCATGGCATGGCGATTAATACGATTATTTCTTTCTTCGATAAATCCTTAATTAACCCAGAGCTAGCAAATGCGAGTGTTACAAGACTCGGCTTTGAAAATGGCAAATGGACCATTGAAGCTGTGAATGATTTAAGTTACATTGAAGCAGGAAAAACAATTTTAGTATAAAAAAATCCAGAATGGTTTAAACGCCATTCTGGATTTTTATTATTATTTTACGAATTTAATACAAACTGGTTCTGGAACTTTTACATCTTTTTGAAGTAATGTAAGAGCGCCAGTTTCTTTATTAACACCAAAAACAGTTACGTTATTGCTGTTTTCGTTTGTTGCAACAAGTATTTCGCCAGTGAAATCAAGGTCGAAGTCACGTGGACCTACGCCTTCTACTGGAGTTGTAGCTGCAAGTGTTAATGTACCGTTTTCAGCAACTGCAAAGCTAACGATAGCATCTTGGCCGCGGTTAGAAACATATAGGAAACGACCATCTGGAGAAATATGGATTGCGCTACCTTTATTTTCTTTGTCAAAACCTTCTGGAAGAGAAGCGATTGTTTGAATTACGTTTAACGCGCCAGTCGATTTATCATATTCAGCAAAAATGACTTCGGAAGTTAATTCCGTCATGATATATACATATTTAGCATTTGGATGGAAAACAAGGTTACGAGGGCCGCTTCCAGGTTTTACATCTAATTCCGTTACTTTTTCAAGTTTGCCAGCTGTAGCGGAGTAAGTAGTTACTTTGTCCGTTCCAAGGTCGCACGTAATTACATAGTTTTGGTCTGGAGTGAACCCAGCAAAGTGAGCATGCGGTTTTTCTTGGCGTTCGTGAACACTTTTACCAGTATGCTGAATAGTTGAAACAGAAGGCTTTAACACGCCGTTTTCTGTTGGATAGCTTACGATTGTACCTAAGTGATAGTTAGCGGAAACAACGATAGAACCATCATGTGACGCATCAACGTAACATGGTGGGTTACCTGTTTGAACATCTTGACCTATGAAAGTAAGAGAACCGTCTTCTTCAACAGAAAAAGCTGCAACGCCACCTTTATCGCCATCTTTTGCTACAGAATAAACGAATTTTTCGTCATCTGAAATTTTAAGATATGTTGGGTTGTCCATTTTTCCAGCTAATTTATTTTCTTTAATTTCGCCAGTCGTTTTGTCGATTACTAGGCGATAGATACCTTGGCTTTCGACTTTGGTATATGTACCAATATAAGCAGTTGCTTCATTTTTTGACATGCCAATTCCTCCTATAAATAAGATATTTCCTAGTTAATTATAGCATAGTAAAGAAAAGATGGAAAAATATCACGTTTGTTGCATTAATATTACACTTTATTATTAATGCACTTTATTAGCCTTTTATGAAATGTTTCTGTAACAAAAGTATTGACTTAGACATAAAAGTAATGTAAGATATAATTATCCCATAGAGATTGTCATTTGAAATAAGCTAATTGAAATAAATTACTTCCCCCATAGAAATATTGATAATTGCTTATTTCAAATAAACACTCCTTTTAAGATAGTTGTAGCACAGAATTTCCCAGATTCTGTGCTATAATTATGTAGATTTAGAGATGCTCTTTTATAGAGGCTCTCTTTTTTTATGACATCAAGGAAAGTAGGATGAATAATATGTCCATTCAAACCATTTTTGGTAGCGGAAAATATAATTGGATTAATATCGATACAGACAATACGGAAAATTTAGCGGATTTTTATGAAAAATACCAGATTGATAATGAGGTAATTGCTTATTCTATTGATAGAAATGAACGAGCCCATTTTGAATATGACCAAAAGACAAATACGTTTGTGGTTGTGTTTAATGTACCGGATCAAAGAAAACTTGATAATCATTATGAAACAATTCCGATGGTTTTTATTATAAAAGATACGCAATTAATTACGATTACAAACAATGATAATCAGTATATTACGCGGAAAATGAAGCAATATTTAGCGGATTCCGACACTGTCACTATTTTTCAATTTTTATTTAGTAGTTTGTATTTTGTTATGGATGCATTTTTTCCGTATGTGGAAGAAATGGATATGGAGAGAAGATTGATTAATGATAAATTGAAAATTAAAACGACGAAGAAAAATTTGTTGTTATTGTCGGATTTAGAGACGGGGATTGTTTATTTTGTTTCGGCGTCTAAGCAAAATGCGGCGCTACTTGAACAAATGAAATCTCACTTGATTTACCGAGAACTAAATGAAGTGGAAAAAGAACAATTTGAAGATGCTTTAATAGAAGCAAAGCAACTTGTGGAGATGACAGGATTAAGCTCAGAAATATTACAGCAATTGTCAGGTACGTATAATAATATTTTGAATAATAATTTGAATGATACGATGAAAATTTTGACGGCATTATCTATTTTGTTGACGGTTCCTACGATTATTACGGGGTTCTTTGGAATGAATATGCCACTTCCGCTAGAACATAATGCTTTTGGATGGCTTGTAACGATTTTGATTAGTGTTGTTTTGTGGTTTGGACTTTCTTTTATTTTACGAAAATTAATGCGATAACAAAAAAAGCCCTTCTTTCAAATGAGAGAAGGGCTTTTGCATTAGATGATGCCGTGAGAAATCATTGTATCTGCAACTTTCAAGAATCCTGCGATGTTGGAGCCGATAACTAGATTACCAGGAGCGCCATATTCGCTTGCTGCATTACTTGAGTTTTTATAAATATCTTTCATGATGTTTTGTAAATGTTCGTCGACTGTTTGGAATGTCCAGCTCATGCGCGTGCTATTTTGAGCCATTTCAAGTGCTGATACTGCAACACCACCAGCGTTTGCCGCTTTTGCTGGGCCAAATAGTACTTTGTTTTCATGGTAAATGTCGACTGCTTCAAGTGTAGAAGGCATGTTGGCACCTTCTGCAACAGCGATAACACCATTTTTTACAAGCGCGCGGGCTTGATCGGCGTTGATTTCATTTTGAGTTGCACATGGTAGAGCGATGTCACATGGAACGGACCACACGTCGCCACCTGCATAATATTCAGCAGAAGGGTGGATCGTTGTGTATTCGCTAATGCGTTTGCGTTCTACTTCTTTTAATTGTTTCACTGTTTCTACTTTAATACCTTCTTTGTCATAAACGAAACCAGCAGAGTCACTACATGCAACAACTTTAGCGCCTAATTCGTGCGCTTTTTCGATAGCATAAATAGCAACATTTCCTGAACCAGAAACGACAATTTTCTTGCCGCGGATAGATTCGCCAGCTGCTTCTAACATTTCAACAGTGAAGTAAACAAGACCATAGCCTGTTGCTTCTGTACGAGCTAAACTTCCGCCGTAAGTAAGGCCTTTACCAGTAATTGTACCAGCATCATAAGCGCCGCGAAGACGTTTGTATTGACCGAATAAGTAGCCGATTTCGCGTCCGCCAACACCGATATCACCAGCGGGAACATCTGTATCAGGGCCGATATGTTTTTGTAGTTCTGTCATAAAGCTTTGACAGAAACGCATTACTTCTGCATCTGTTTTTCCTTTTGGATCAAAGTCAGATCCGCCTTTACCGCCACCAATTGGCAAGCCAGTTAAGGAGTTTTTGAAGATTTGTTCAAAGCCAAGAAATTTGACGATGCTTCCTGTTACAGAAGGGTGGAAACGAAGACCACCTTTATATGGACCAATTGCGCTATTAAATTGGACCCGGTAACCGCGATTTACGTGTACTTTGCCAGAATCATCCACCCATGGAACTCGGAAACTGATAAGGCGTTCGGGTTCTGTTAACTGTTCTAAAATACCATTTGCTTCGTATTTAGGTTCTTTTGCAAGAGCTGGAATAACAGAGTTTAAGAATTCTTCAACTGCTTGGTGGAATTCCGTTTCGCCAGGATTCCGTTGTTTAATTGTTTCAAACACTCGAGCTGCATATTCTTCGGCTGCCTTTGTGTCGTTTTGGATAGTGGATGTTTGTGCCATACTATAATCGCTCCTTGTTTAAATATTTTGACTATAAGGAAAAGTAGAAAACCTAATGCAAATACACGTGATGTTATAAAATGGAAAAACATCGGCTTATCTGCGTCAAGTAGGTCAACTTTTCTTACCTATGTTGTTAGTTTACACATTGTTGAGAATATTTTCAAGCATAAAAACCAATTTTTCTGAAATTTTTTAAAATGTAGTTAATGAGAACGTTTGCTAATATTTTGGTGGAGGAATTATCAGGCAAAGCGCGAAAAAAATAACCGCACCAGGGGGATGCGGTTAAGGGAGTATTAGGGAGTAATAATGTTAAAGCGAGCCAAGGGATAAGACTAATTCGGATACTTGAATTATTGCTCTAACATTACTTGCTTTCTTTTGGGAAAAATAAAAGCGCTCCACGTAGACAAGTATATAAAAGATGTTTTAAAAAATCATGCGCTTTTTCTTACAATAATAATCTTTAAGGTTACGAAAATGTCATGTTTTTATAAATCGCTAATTTCTTTGCGGTCACGAGTAGTACTTAGTTTGCCTTCGCGGTTTTGAAGTTCCGTTTGGATGGCTGATAGTGGAATGCTTTTTTCGGCTAAGAGCACGAGTAGGTGATAGGTTAGATCCGCTACTTCGGAAATTAATTCTTGCTCATCATTTTTAGCTGCGATAACGACTTCGGTAGTTTCTTCGCCAACTTTTTTGAGAATTTTATCAAGTCCTTTTTCGAACAGGTAGTTGGTGTAGGAGCCTTCTTTTGGTTGTT belongs to Listeria swaminathanii and includes:
- a CDS encoding iron-containing alcohol dehydrogenase, which translates into the protein MQKEMLNFDYYNPTHIIFGKNRLEELNEVIPQDKKVLILYGGGSVKRFGTLDKVKEVLKSREVGEFGGIEANPTYETLIKAIKLVKEENYDFLLAVGGGSVIDGTKFVAAGALFDGEPMDIFGSGIGEKRPITKALPFGTVLTLPATGSEMNSGGVITFVEKKAKLGFGSAYTYPVFSLLDPELTYTLPKRQLANGIMDAYVHVMEQYMTYPVGALLQDRYAESLLQTLIEIGPTVIEEDNHDYNTRATFMWSATNALNGTLSRGVPQDWASHSLGHEITALYGIDHARTLAIVLPSLLNVRRSEKHDKLVQYAERVWGITSGSDEEKIDAAILKTREFFESLGAGTRFSDYGLGDEVVDLLVDQLERHGLTNISERGDQTLEVSRQIYTNAL
- a CDS encoding peptide MFS transporter, with the protein product MSTKKEKTFFGHPRGLATLFNTEFWERFSYYGMRALLLYYMYTAVSEGGLGFSQSTATAIMSIYGSLVFMSGVIGGWFADRVLGARQTIFYGGVLIMVGHIVLAIPSGGAAALFGSMAFIILGTGLLKPNVSNVVGDLYPAGDNRRDAGFSIFYMGINLGAFIAPPIVSAVSDNAGSYHAGFGVAAVGMAIALVVYVLTGKRYLKDAGKKAPNPLQRSEAKSLTFKIIGIVLGIGLLIAVLRLITGSLTIDTIILAVTVMGVGVPLVYFIMMMTSKKTEADEKSRLTAYIPLFLIAVLFWMIEEQGSSTLALFAAERTDLSIWGMNLNPANFQSLNPVFVITLSPIFAWIWTKLGDRQPSTPRKFALGLFFAGLSFVVMMLPGILHGNTTTLVSPLWLVLSFFICIFGEMFISPVGLSATTKLAPKAFASQTMSLWFLSDAMGQSFNAQLTQYFNADTEIAYFGITGFVAIAFAIALFIIAPFLKKYMKGVH
- a CDS encoding histidine phosphatase family protein, encoding MESASRVVIYLTRHGKTILNTLDRVQGWADSPLTEEGALVAHDLGRGLKGTNFVAAYASDRGRAIETARIVMNESDNQHLKLEKLAEMREFGFGKFEGEYNHAVLKMVAKAHGFESIESYYDKNAENNANIVIDTVHKMDETGMTENSVIFEERLTAGLDAILTDAQNRGGGEVLVVAHGMVIHRIIDMIDPSKKIRIIENASVTKVIFENGAYSIEEPGNMSYVEAGKKA
- a CDS encoding histidine phosphatase family protein, which gives rise to MTTGKLNVYLVRHGKTMFNTSCRVQGWSDTPLTNEGIEVAEFLGRGLREIPFDAVYTSDRGRTIETAGIVLRESKQAHLEINELRDFREFGFGKFEGEYEDIMFGQVMEYLGFKSVEEAFEKFGDDGYQIISETVEKIDETGMSESWDTMVSRLKNALETVSAENQSDNANVLVVSHGMAINTIISFFDKSLINPELANASVTRLGFENGKWTIEAVNDLSYIEAGKTILV
- a CDS encoding lactonase family protein — encoded protein: MSKNEATAYIGTYTKVESQGIYRLVIDKTTGEIKENKLAGKMDNPTYLKISDDEKFVYSVAKDGDKGGVAAFSVEEDGSLTFIGQDVQTGNPPCYVDASHDGSIVVSANYHLGTIVSYPTENGVLKPSVSTIQHTGKSVHERQEKPHAHFAGFTPDQNYVITCDLGTDKVTTYSATAGKLEKVTELDVKPGSGPRNLVFHPNAKYVYIMTELTSEVIFAEYDKSTGALNVIQTIASLPEGFDKENKGSAIHISPDGRFLYVSNRGQDAIVSFAVAENGTLTLAATTPVEGVGPRDFDLDFTGEILVATNENSNNVTVFGVNKETGALTLLQKDVKVPEPVCIKFVK
- a CDS encoding magnesium transporter CorA family protein, with the translated sequence MSIQTIFGSGKYNWINIDTDNTENLADFYEKYQIDNEVIAYSIDRNERAHFEYDQKTNTFVVVFNVPDQRKLDNHYETIPMVFIIKDTQLITITNNDNQYITRKMKQYLADSDTVTIFQFLFSSLYFVMDAFFPYVEEMDMERRLINDKLKIKTTKKNLLLLSDLETGIVYFVSASKQNAALLEQMKSHLIYRELNEVEKEQFEDALIEAKQLVEMTGLSSEILQQLSGTYNNILNNNLNDTMKILTALSILLTVPTIITGFFGMNMPLPLEHNAFGWLVTILISVVLWFGLSFILRKLMR
- the gdhA gene encoding NADP-specific glutamate dehydrogenase, giving the protein MAQTSTIQNDTKAAEEYAARVFETIKQRNPGETEFHQAVEEFLNSVIPALAKEPKYEANGILEQLTEPERLISFRVPWVDDSGKVHVNRGYRVQFNSAIGPYKGGLRFHPSVTGSIVKFLGFEQIFKNSLTGLPIGGGKGGSDFDPKGKTDAEVMRFCQSFMTELQKHIGPDTDVPAGDIGVGGREIGYLFGQYKRLRGAYDAGTITGKGLTYGGSLARTEATGYGLVYFTVEMLEAAGESIRGKKIVVSGSGNVAIYAIEKAHELGAKVVACSDSAGFVYDKEGIKVETVKQLKEVERKRISEYTTIHPSAEYYAGGDVWSVPCDIALPCATQNEINADQARALVKNGVIAVAEGANMPSTLEAVDIYHENKVLFGPAKAANAGGVAVSALEMAQNSTRMSWTFQTVDEHLQNIMKDIYKNSSNAASEYGAPGNLVIGSNIAGFLKVADTMISHGII
- the hisE gene encoding phosphoribosyl-ATP diphosphatase — protein: MLNDLYDEIKLRKEQPKEGSYTNYLFEKGLDKILKKVGEETTEVVIAAKNDEQELISEVADLTYHLLVLLAEKSIPLSAIQTELQNREGKLSTTRDRKEISDL